Proteins from a genomic interval of Acinonyx jubatus isolate Ajub_Pintada_27869175 chromosome B4, VMU_Ajub_asm_v1.0, whole genome shotgun sequence:
- the VIM gene encoding vimentin, with translation MSTRSVSSSSYRRMFGGPGTGSRPSSSRSYVTTSTRTYSLGSALRPSTSRSLYASSPGGPYATRSSAVRLRSSVPGVRLLQDSVDFSLADAINTEFKNTRTNEKVELQELNDRFANYIDKVRFLEQQNKILLAELEQLKGQGKSRLGDLYEEEMRELRRQVDQLTNDKARVEVERDNLAEDIMRLREKLQEEMLQREEAESTLQSFRQDVDNASLARLDLERKVESLQEEIAFLKKLHDEEIQELQAQIQDQHVQIDVDVSKPDLTAALRDVRQQYESVAAKNLQEAEEWYKSKFADLSEAANRNNDALRQAKQESNEYRRQVQSLTCEVDALKGTNESLERQMREMEENFAVEAANYQDTIGRLQDEIQNMKEEMARHLREYQDLLNVKMALDIEIATYRKLLEGEESRIALPLPNFSSLNLRETNLDSLPLVDTHSKRTLLIKTVETRDGQVINETSQHHDDLE, from the exons ATGTCCACCAGGTCTGTGTCCTCGTCCTCCTACCGCAGGATGTTCGGCGGCCCCGGCACCGGGAGCCGGCCGAGCTCCAGCCGGAGCTACGTGACCACGTCCACCCGCACCTACAGCCTGGGCAGCGCGTTGCGCCCCAGCACCAGCCGCAGCCTCTACGCCTCGTCCCCGGGCGGCCCGTACGCCACGCGCTCCTCGGCGGTGCGCCTGCGGAGCAGTGTGCCCGGTGTGCGTCTGCTGCAGGACTCGGTGGACTTCTCGCTGGCCGATGCCATCAACACCGAGTTCAAGAACACCCGCACCAACGAGAAGGTGGAGCTGCAGGAGCTGAACGACCGCTTCGCCAACTACATCGACAAGGTGCGCTTCCTGGAGCAGCAGAACAAGATCCTGCTGGCCGAGCTCGAGCAGCTCAAGGGCCAGGGCAAGTCGCGCCTGGGGGACCTCTACGAGGAGGAGATGCGGGAGCTGCGCCGGCAGGTGGACCAGCTCACCAACGACAAGGCCCGCGTCGAGGTGGAGCGCGACAACCTGGCCGAGGACATCATGCGGCTCCGGGAGAA GTTGCAGGAGGAGATGCTTCAGAGAGAGGAAGCCGAGAGCACCCTGCAATCTTTCAGACAG GATGTTGACAACGCTTCTTTGGCACGTCTTGACCTTGAGCGCAAAGTGGAATCCTTGCAGGAAGAGATTGCCTTTTTGAAGAAACTACATGATGAG GAAATCCAGGAGCTACAGGCTCAGATCCAGGACCAGCACGTCCAAATCGACGTGGATGTTTCCAAGCCTGACCTCACCGCTGCCCTGCGGGATGTGCGCCAGCAATATGAAAGCGTGGCTGCCAAGAACCTTCAGGAGGCTGAAGAATGGTACAAGTCCAAG TTTGCTGACCTCTCTGAGGCTGCCAACCGGAACAATGATGCCCTGCGCCAGGCGAAGCAGGAATCAAATGAGTACCGGAGACAGGTCCAGTCCCTCACCTGCGAAGTGGACGCCCTCAAAGGGACC AACGAGTCTCTGGAACGCCAGATGCGTGAAATGGAAGAGAACTTTGCCGTCGAAGCTGCTAACTACCAAGACACTATTGGCCGCCTGCAGGATGAGATTCAGAACATGAAGGAGGAAATGGCTCGTCACCTTCGCGAATACCAAGACCTGCTGAATGTTAAGATGGCTCTTGACATTGAGATCGCCACCTACAGGAAGCTGCTGGAAGGCGAGGAGAGCAG gattgctctgcctcttcccaactTTTCTTCCCTGAACCTGAGGG aaaCCAATCTGGATTCACTTCCTCTGGTTGACACTCACTCAAAAAGAACACTTCTGATTAAGACGGTCGAAACCAGAGATGGACAG GTTATCAATGAAACTTCTCAGCATCACGATGACCTTGAGTGA